In a genomic window of Bradyrhizobium ontarionense:
- a CDS encoding NUDIX domain-containing protein, which produces MPISDHLRAVRSKIGHDLLATTAVSISLFDDQGCILLGRDAETGLWTLPGGAIDPNEHPADAATRECFEETGLLVRPQRLLGVFGGPEFLVRYPNGDLTYYTVIAFEAALVGGALVPDGDEIASLRFVDRFEWERLELSPSSRIISRQAFNHDPAPYFAAAGWRPES; this is translated from the coding sequence ATGCCCATTTCCGATCATCTCAGAGCCGTCCGCAGCAAGATCGGCCACGATCTGCTGGCCACCACGGCGGTCTCGATCTCGTTGTTCGACGACCAGGGATGCATCCTGCTCGGGCGCGACGCCGAAACGGGCTTGTGGACGCTGCCCGGCGGCGCCATCGATCCAAACGAGCACCCGGCCGACGCAGCCACGCGCGAATGCTTCGAGGAGACTGGTCTGCTGGTTCGGCCACAGCGCCTGCTCGGCGTTTTTGGCGGGCCTGAGTTCCTCGTCCGTTATCCCAATGGCGATCTGACCTACTATACGGTGATCGCGTTCGAAGCCGCCCTCGTTGGCGGCGCGCTCGTCCCCGACGGAGATGAGATCGCGAGCCTGCGCTTCGTCGACCGGTTTGAGTGGGAACGGCTCGAGTTATCGCCGTCGAGCCGAATCATCTCGCGGCAGGCTTTCAATCATGACCCCGCGCCCTACTTCGCTGCGGCGGGTTGGCGGCCCGAGAGCTGA
- a CDS encoding EamA family transporter: MDPVAASLMLIAGLLHASWHAIVKTGSGLSILAGMGLVSSVLTLPFLLMVPVPAPSTWPIILVSLVLHAGYKASLAIAYRSSELGRSYPIARGTVPLFATLFAYVGLQQLPQPAQFIGIAVVVLGILGLARDRRHGPIDRRAFWAAIFAAAMVAAYAVIDAAGTRQAEGWASFTAWMVVLDSLFFFIVAATHRGAAILSDMREAFIPVLIAGVLGLASFTVFLWALSRNPIANVVAFRECSVLFATVIGIFFLGERATTWRLGCAALVAAGLVLIAMLRAA, translated from the coding sequence TTGGACCCCGTCGCCGCGAGTCTCATGCTGATCGCCGGTCTGCTCCATGCAAGCTGGCACGCGATCGTCAAGACCGGCAGCGGTCTGTCGATCCTGGCAGGCATGGGTCTGGTGAGCAGCGTGCTCACGCTGCCCTTTTTGCTCATGGTTCCAGTCCCGGCACCATCCACCTGGCCCATCATCCTCGTGTCGCTGGTCTTGCACGCAGGATACAAGGCAAGCCTCGCAATCGCCTACCGCTCGTCCGAACTTGGGCGTTCCTATCCGATCGCCCGGGGCACGGTGCCGCTGTTCGCAACGCTGTTTGCCTATGTGGGACTGCAGCAGTTGCCTCAGCCGGCACAGTTCATCGGCATCGCCGTCGTCGTCCTCGGCATTCTCGGCTTGGCCCGCGACCGCAGGCATGGTCCGATCGACCGCCGCGCCTTCTGGGCTGCGATCTTTGCCGCGGCAATGGTTGCCGCCTATGCAGTCATCGACGCCGCAGGCACCCGACAGGCGGAAGGATGGGCTTCGTTCACCGCCTGGATGGTCGTGCTCGACAGCCTCTTCTTCTTCATCGTCGCGGCGACACACCGCGGTGCAGCCATCCTGTCAGATATGCGCGAAGCCTTCATTCCGGTGCTCATCGCCGGCGTTCTGGGCCTGGCCTCATTCACCGTCTTCCTTTGGGCTCTGAGTCGGAATCCGATCGCGAATGTCGTGGCCTTCCGCGAATGCAGCGTTCTCTTTGCGACTGTGATCGGAATCTTCTTTCTCGGCGAACGCGCAACCACATGGCGCCTGGGTTGCGCCGCGCTGGTGGCTGCCGGTCT